Proteins found in one Planctomycetes bacterium MalM25 genomic segment:
- the atsA_34 gene encoding Arylsulfatase — translation MPKHFFGSLLLAISLMVSASDAAPNVLLIVTDDQGYGDLACHGNPWLRTPNLDRLRDQSVRLEDYHVDPVCTPTRAALLTGRYCGRVGAWAVTHGRQLLKAGETTLADLFREGGYRTGMFGKWHLGDSWPYDPGSRGFDEVVCCRAGGVDEIGNPVGNDYFDDAYYRNGVAERFEGYCTDVFVGEAIRFIREQAKNAQEKPFFVYLPTNAMHSPFSVADKYADRFREAGLPEKRAKFYGMIENFDENLGKLLGSLDERGVADETLVIFMGDNGTAANSGSEGAFNAGMRGDKGTVYEGGHRVACFARWPAKLRAGTSVERLTSHRDWAPTLVELCGLPNTKGGQFDGISLAPLLLTGESIGWPDRTLVVERQAVHPRLGIGHDPKKGYPHYGVLTERWRMANGELYDHRADPGQTTDMSQDHPEVVQQLHASYRDYFADVYAEVEDDARFQVGVPESPRLEFTARDWRPTRGGVIWETDQLGRDDLFINGYWPLEVKQAGLYAIELSRYPFEAPRAMGADRVTLEIDGVEFVASLGAEATTARVEYSLPAGKVDFKARLRDAKTGRERGPYFVRIEPLNAPGE, via the coding sequence ATGCCCAAGCATTTCTTTGGCTCGCTACTCCTCGCAATCTCGCTGATGGTCTCGGCGTCCGACGCCGCGCCGAACGTCCTGCTGATCGTCACCGACGACCAGGGCTACGGCGACCTCGCCTGCCACGGCAATCCGTGGCTGCGGACGCCGAACCTCGACCGCTTGCGCGACCAGAGCGTGCGTCTGGAGGACTACCACGTCGATCCGGTCTGCACGCCGACCCGCGCGGCGCTGCTGACGGGGCGTTACTGCGGGCGCGTCGGCGCGTGGGCGGTGACGCACGGGCGGCAGCTCCTGAAGGCGGGCGAGACGACGCTCGCCGACCTCTTCCGCGAGGGGGGCTACCGAACGGGGATGTTCGGCAAGTGGCACCTGGGCGACTCGTGGCCGTACGATCCGGGGAGCCGCGGGTTCGACGAGGTCGTCTGCTGCCGCGCGGGGGGCGTCGATGAAATCGGCAACCCGGTCGGCAACGACTACTTCGACGACGCCTACTACCGCAACGGCGTCGCCGAGCGGTTCGAGGGGTACTGCACCGACGTGTTCGTCGGCGAGGCGATCCGGTTTATCCGTGAGCAGGCAAAGAACGCCCAAGAGAAGCCCTTCTTCGTCTACCTGCCGACCAACGCGATGCACTCGCCGTTCAGCGTTGCCGACAAGTACGCGGATCGCTTCCGCGAAGCGGGCCTGCCGGAGAAGCGGGCCAAGTTCTACGGGATGATCGAGAACTTCGACGAGAACCTCGGCAAGTTGCTAGGCTCGCTCGACGAGCGGGGCGTCGCGGACGAGACGCTCGTCATTTTCATGGGCGACAACGGCACCGCGGCCAACTCGGGCTCCGAAGGGGCGTTCAACGCCGGCATGCGGGGCGACAAGGGGACGGTCTACGAGGGGGGGCACCGCGTCGCCTGCTTCGCCCGCTGGCCCGCCAAGCTGCGCGCGGGGACTTCGGTTGAACGGCTCACGTCGCACCGCGATTGGGCGCCCACTTTGGTTGAGCTGTGCGGTTTGCCCAACACCAAAGGGGGGCAGTTCGATGGCATCAGCCTCGCCCCTCTGCTGCTAACCGGTGAGTCGATCGGTTGGCCCGACCGCACGCTCGTCGTCGAACGGCAAGCGGTGCATCCGAGGTTGGGCATCGGCCACGATCCCAAGAAGGGCTACCCGCACTACGGTGTGCTCACCGAGCGTTGGCGGATGGCCAACGGGGAGCTGTACGATCACCGGGCCGATCCGGGTCAGACGACCGACATGTCGCAGGACCACCCCGAGGTCGTTCAGCAGTTGCACGCGAGCTATCGCGATTACTTCGCCGACGTGTACGCCGAGGTCGAGGACGACGCTCGCTTCCAAGTCGGCGTTCCCGAGTCGCCTCGGCTGGAGTTCACCGCTCGGGATTGGCGGCCGACGCGGGGCGGGGTGATCTGGGAGACCGATCAGCTCGGCCGCGACGACCTGTTTATCAACGGCTACTGGCCGCTCGAGGTGAAGCAAGCGGGGCTCTACGCGATCGAGCTGTCGCGCTACCCGTTCGAGGCGCCGCGAGCGATGGGGGCCGATCGGGTGACCCTGGAGATCGACGGCGTCGAGTTCGTCGCCTCGCTAGGGGCGGAAGCCACCACCGCGCGGGTCGAGTACTCGCTGCCCGCCGGCAAGGTCGATTTCAAGGCGCGGCTGCGCGACGCCAAGACGGGGCGCGAGCGTGGGCCGTACTTCGTGCGGATCGAGCCGCTCAACGCCCCCGGCGAGTGA
- the rpoE_4 gene encoding ECF RNA polymerase sigma factor RpoE, whose product MTRISYGRMTSHRGLRLGEALGPFALQAAERIGHERPPSPLPKTISHVSEAVLPNVAAGEPGAAERCLDRYGGLVWSLARKYFARRADAEDAVQEAFVSVWENASRFDAAVASETTYVAMIARRRMIDLVRRSNAARRSISQDESRGSEAPPAVEELAAAEPRRIEAGGVALQGIEVAEEAERVRLHLQRLGEDQQRVLRLALCEGQSQTQIAEQTGLPLGTVKSHARRGLKRLRELLSESPNQPLTPNQEAER is encoded by the coding sequence ATGACCCGGATCAGCTACGGTAGAATGACGAGCCACCGAGGGCTTCGCTTAGGCGAGGCCCTCGGTCCTTTTGCTTTGCAGGCGGCCGAGAGGATCGGCCACGAACGCCCCCCCTCCCCTCTCCCCAAGACGATCAGCCACGTGAGCGAAGCGGTGCTGCCCAACGTCGCGGCGGGAGAGCCGGGCGCCGCCGAGCGGTGCCTCGACCGGTACGGGGGCCTCGTCTGGTCGCTGGCGAGGAAGTACTTCGCCCGCCGGGCCGACGCGGAGGACGCCGTTCAGGAGGCGTTCGTCTCCGTCTGGGAGAACGCGTCGAGGTTCGACGCGGCGGTCGCGAGCGAGACGACCTACGTCGCGATGATCGCCCGCCGGCGGATGATCGACCTGGTGCGGCGTTCCAACGCGGCCCGGCGTTCGATCTCTCAGGACGAATCGCGTGGCTCCGAGGCGCCCCCTGCGGTTGAAGAGCTGGCCGCCGCCGAACCCCGCCGCATCGAGGCGGGGGGCGTCGCGTTGCAGGGGATCGAAGTCGCCGAAGAAGCGGAGCGGGTCCGCCTCCACCTGCAGCGGCTTGGCGAAGACCAACAGAGAGTCCTCCGCTTGGCGTTGTGCGAGGGGCAGAGCCAGACGCAGATCGCCGAGCAGACCGGCCTGCCGCTGGGCACCGTGAAATCGCACGCCCGCCGCGGCTTGAAGCGACTCCGCGAGTTATTATCCGAAAGCCCAAACCAACCGCTCACCCCGAACCAGGAGGCCGAACGATGA
- the manA_2 gene encoding Mannan endo-1,4-beta-mannosidase produces MSIRQLLLIAILGVGVGASGQTYRYEAETGVITSANSTNTRVASSVPGFSGTGYVTGFPNQDAVVDRLTVGASLPEGLYDLAIGYRSPFGGKGYELAVGGQSGSGMFPLSTAFDEITAGQYYFDGDPFDVTISEGWGYYDVDYFEFRSAELRLPLPTPTTLSTPNPSPNSQYLMRYLASQYGENTLFGHQRENGNPGAILSPGVLNHTGGIMPSVIGGDLMRYSPSRVERGDSGNGESERLIDWAQQTGGAVTMMWHWNAPSGLIDQPGQEWWRGFYTDSTTFDLGAALANPASNEYQLLIRDIDVISGELQKFKQAGVPVLWRPLHEAQGNDSGAWFWWGNSGPEALKELWGLMHDRMTNHHGLDNLIWVSTTQVEATDWQAWYPGDDLVDVIGVDVYSNADDNMSAQWTELLDEFDGEKMIALTETGSLPPEDVLERYGVAFSYMLPWSEGFLTDDQTPAEVQGIVGDTDVIDLSELPTTPWRVIDSPLSGDFDGDGDVDPDDLAVWRDHYGLQTSTPADANNDGRVDAADYTVWRDAYAQTSVAVPEPSAWLLALIGLSRLTRRGR; encoded by the coding sequence ATGTCGATTCGACAACTGCTCCTCATCGCGATCCTCGGCGTCGGCGTTGGCGCCTCGGGCCAGACGTACCGCTACGAGGCGGAGACCGGCGTCATCACGTCGGCCAATTCGACCAACACGCGCGTTGCGTCATCCGTTCCCGGTTTCTCGGGCACGGGCTACGTCACCGGCTTTCCGAACCAAGACGCCGTGGTCGATCGCCTGACGGTCGGCGCCAGCCTGCCCGAGGGCTTGTACGACCTGGCGATCGGTTACCGTTCGCCCTTCGGGGGCAAAGGTTATGAGCTGGCGGTGGGCGGCCAGTCGGGGAGCGGCATGTTCCCGCTGAGCACCGCGTTCGACGAGATCACCGCCGGTCAGTACTACTTTGACGGCGATCCGTTCGACGTGACCATCAGCGAAGGCTGGGGGTACTACGACGTCGATTACTTCGAGTTCCGCAGCGCGGAGTTGCGTCTCCCCCTGCCGACGCCGACCACGCTCTCCACGCCCAACCCCTCGCCCAACTCGCAGTACCTGATGCGGTACCTGGCGAGCCAGTACGGCGAGAACACGCTGTTCGGTCACCAGCGAGAGAACGGCAACCCGGGAGCGATCCTCTCCCCCGGCGTGCTGAACCACACGGGCGGGATCATGCCGTCGGTGATCGGCGGCGACCTGATGCGCTACTCCCCCTCGCGCGTGGAGCGGGGCGACAGCGGCAACGGCGAGTCGGAACGGCTGATCGACTGGGCGCAACAGACCGGCGGCGCCGTCACGATGATGTGGCACTGGAACGCCCCCTCGGGGCTGATCGATCAACCGGGTCAGGAGTGGTGGCGTGGCTTCTACACCGACTCGACCACCTTCGACCTGGGCGCCGCGCTCGCGAACCCGGCGTCGAACGAGTACCAGCTGCTCATCCGCGACATCGATGTCATCAGCGGCGAGCTGCAGAAGTTCAAGCAGGCGGGCGTCCCCGTGCTCTGGCGGCCCTTGCACGAGGCTCAGGGCAACGACTCGGGCGCCTGGTTCTGGTGGGGCAACAGCGGACCCGAAGCGCTCAAGGAGCTGTGGGGACTCATGCACGACCGCATGACCAATCACCACGGCCTCGACAACCTGATCTGGGTCTCCACCACCCAGGTCGAGGCGACCGACTGGCAGGCGTGGTACCCGGGCGACGACCTGGTCGACGTCATCGGGGTCGATGTCTACAGCAACGCCGACGACAACATGAGCGCGCAGTGGACCGAGCTGCTCGACGAGTTCGACGGCGAAAAGATGATCGCCCTCACCGAGACCGGCTCGCTCCCCCCCGAGGACGTGCTCGAACGGTACGGCGTCGCTTTCAGCTACATGCTCCCGTGGAGCGAGGGCTTCCTGACCGACGACCAGACCCCCGCCGAGGTGCAGGGCATCGTCGGCGACACGGACGTGATCGACCTGAGCGAGCTGCCCACCACCCCGTGGCGGGTGATCGACTCACCACTCAGCGGCGACTTCGACGGCGACGGCGATGTCGACCCCGACGACCTGGCCGTGTGGCGTGACCACTACGGCCTGCAAACCTCAACGCCCGCCGACGCCAACAACGACGGCCGTGTCGACGCGGCCGACTACACCGTGTGGCGCGACGCCTACGCCCAAACGTCCGTCGCCGTGCCCGAGCCGAGCGCGTGGTTGCTCGCGTTGATCGGCCTCAGCCGGCTCACTCGCCGGGGGCGTTGA
- a CDS encoding Immunogenic protein MPT70 precursor, translated as MLRFALGFALAALTAPAFAGECPHSKQASHHNSHTHHVAKQVTPAAPHQTTGADLVDTAVAAGQFKTLVAAAQAAGLVDALKGEGPLTVFAPTDEAFAKIPAETIQSLLQPENKDQLVKILTYHVVPGRVLAQDVVSLRSAKTLQGGEVAIGVAGGRVFVNNAQVLKTDIETTNGVIHVIDTVIMPAE; from the coding sequence ATGCTCCGTTTCGCTCTCGGCTTCGCCCTCGCCGCTTTGACCGCTCCCGCTTTCGCCGGCGAGTGCCCGCACTCTAAGCAGGCCAGCCATCACAACTCGCACACGCACCACGTCGCCAAGCAGGTGACCCCCGCCGCGCCGCACCAGACGACCGGCGCCGACTTGGTCGACACGGCGGTCGCCGCCGGACAGTTCAAGACGCTCGTCGCCGCCGCGCAAGCGGCCGGCCTGGTCGACGCCCTCAAGGGCGAGGGCCCGCTGACCGTCTTCGCCCCGACCGACGAGGCCTTCGCGAAGATCCCCGCCGAAACGATCCAATCGCTGCTGCAGCCCGAGAACAAGGACCAGCTGGTCAAGATCCTGACCTACCACGTCGTGCCGGGCCGCGTGCTGGCGCAGGACGTGGTCAGCCTCCGCAGCGCGAAGACGCTCCAGGGGGGCGAGGTCGCGATCGGGGTCGCGGGCGGACGCGTCTTCGTGAACAACGCCCAGGTGCTCAAGACCGACATCGAGACCACCAACGGCGTGATCCACGTGATCGACACCGTCATCATGCCCGCCGAGTGA
- the hyi gene encoding Hydroxypyruvate isomerase, with amino-acid sequence MKRREFFATAGAAAAVTSLSTSAMAQAAATDPPPYKLRYAPHFGLFDNLAGKDQVKQLEFAASVGFRDWEDNKMHTRPVEEQQLLADAMERLGIRMGVFVAYGIGAFNKVSFTGSDKKLRDEAVEDIKKAVDVAKRVKAKWMTVVPGAYNNRIEEGYQTAKTIDLLRRCSEVLEPHDLVMVLEPLNWWKNHPGLYLRETHQAYEVCRGVDSPACKILFDIYHQQIQEGNLIPNIDMAWDEIGYFQAGDNPGRKEPGTGEINYRNVFKHIHSKGFEGIVGMEHGKSLGGAEGDRALIDAYRAVDDF; translated from the coding sequence ATGAAGCGACGCGAGTTCTTCGCCACCGCCGGCGCCGCCGCGGCCGTCACGTCCCTGAGCACCAGCGCCATGGCCCAAGCCGCCGCCACCGACCCCCCGCCGTACAAACTGCGTTACGCGCCGCATTTCGGCCTCTTCGATAACCTGGCGGGCAAAGATCAGGTCAAGCAGCTCGAGTTCGCCGCGTCGGTTGGCTTCCGCGATTGGGAGGACAACAAGATGCACACCCGCCCGGTCGAGGAGCAGCAGCTCCTGGCGGACGCGATGGAGCGGCTCGGCATCCGCATGGGCGTGTTCGTCGCCTACGGCATCGGCGCGTTCAACAAGGTCTCGTTCACCGGCAGCGACAAGAAGCTCCGCGACGAGGCGGTCGAGGACATCAAGAAGGCGGTCGACGTCGCCAAGCGGGTGAAGGCGAAGTGGATGACCGTCGTCCCCGGCGCCTACAACAACCGGATCGAAGAGGGCTACCAGACCGCCAAGACGATCGACTTGCTCCGCCGCTGCTCGGAGGTGCTCGAGCCGCACGATCTGGTCATGGTCCTCGAGCCGCTCAACTGGTGGAAGAACCACCCGGGGCTCTACCTCCGCGAAACCCACCAGGCGTACGAGGTCTGCCGGGGCGTCGACAGCCCGGCGTGCAAGATCCTCTTCGACATCTACCACCAGCAGATCCAAGAAGGGAACCTCATCCCCAACATCGACATGGCGTGGGACGAGATCGGCTACTTCCAGGCGGGCGACAACCCGGGCCGCAAGGAACCCGGCACGGGCGAGATCAACTACCGCAACGTCTTCAAGCACATCCACTCGAAGGGCTTCGAGGGGATCGTCGGGATGGAGCACGGCAAGAGCCTCGGCGGCGCCGAGGGCGACCGAGCCCTGATCGACGCGTACCGCGCGGTGGATGACTTTTGA
- a CDS encoding Anti-sigma-K factor rskA: protein MNATPPNGMSPSDADRLDDLLADRALFGLDAAETAELDRLLTTTGEDDRYDLAAATAAVALAEEEPLPAPLRERVLEAAAANDLRPTRFEPSKRSDWSTLTVLALAAALLAALYLGQPASAPSLVAQRASLIESVEDLVRVDWGPQTDASLEEGLEGESAYGDVVWSDTTQTGYMRFRGLKANDPQVEQYQLWVFDAERDDKHPVDGGVFDIPAGADEAIVAIDAKLPVSKAVLFAITVERPGGVVVSDRSRLPLLAKR, encoded by the coding sequence ATGAACGCGACGCCTCCCAACGGGATGAGCCCCAGCGACGCCGACCGCCTCGACGACCTGCTCGCCGACCGCGCCCTCTTCGGGCTCGACGCGGCCGAAACAGCCGAGCTCGACCGCCTGCTTACCACCACCGGCGAAGACGACCGCTACGACCTGGCGGCCGCCACGGCCGCGGTCGCGCTCGCCGAGGAGGAGCCGCTGCCCGCTCCGCTCCGCGAGCGCGTGCTCGAAGCGGCCGCGGCCAACGACCTGCGACCCACGCGGTTCGAACCGAGCAAGCGCTCCGACTGGTCCACCCTGACCGTGCTGGCTCTGGCCGCGGCGCTGTTGGCGGCGCTCTACCTGGGGCAACCCGCCTCGGCGCCCTCGCTCGTCGCGCAACGAGCGAGCCTCATCGAGTCGGTCGAGGACCTCGTCCGAGTCGATTGGGGCCCGCAAACCGACGCCTCACTCGAAGAGGGTCTCGAGGGCGAGTCGGCGTACGGCGATGTCGTCTGGTCCGACACAACGCAAACCGGCTACATGCGGTTCCGCGGGCTCAAGGCGAACGACCCGCAAGTCGAGCAGTACCAGCTCTGGGTCTTCGACGCGGAGCGGGACGACAAGCACCCGGTCGACGGGGGCGTGTTCGACATCCCGGCCGGCGCCGACGAGGCGATCGTCGCGATCGACGCCAAGCTGCCGGTCAGCAAGGCGGTGCTCTTCGCCATCACGGTCGAGAGGCCCGGGGGCGTCGTGGTCTCCGACCGCTCGCGTCTGCCCCTGCTGGCGAAGCGATAA
- the psf-1 gene encoding 4'-phosphopantetheinyl transferase psf-1: MSEWSLAGGRWPGIAIHAWSLEEADPVLSERLGWLNADEVARADAFTRDEPRRHFILARGGLRRLLAERLGISPVEVAFAYGPSGKPCLAGDDPPHFNLAHTGELAVVAIADRPVGIDAEVIRPRKSASDLAARWFHPDEQRRIDSAGDPLAEFYRTWVMKEAALKLVGVGVGESLPKLLTPDDPAGGVATGLPPNELGIAACCVEPLAIGPNYAAALAFTEETR, encoded by the coding sequence TTGAGTGAGTGGTCCTTAGCCGGTGGCCGGTGGCCAGGGATTGCGATCCACGCCTGGTCGCTTGAGGAGGCCGACCCCGTACTGAGTGAGCGGCTCGGTTGGCTGAATGCGGACGAAGTCGCCCGCGCCGACGCCTTCACGCGCGACGAGCCGCGGCGGCACTTCATCCTCGCCCGGGGCGGGTTGCGCCGATTGCTGGCCGAACGGCTCGGGATCAGCCCGGTCGAGGTCGCCTTCGCGTACGGCCCGTCCGGTAAGCCATGCCTCGCTGGCGACGATCCGCCGCACTTCAACCTGGCCCATACGGGCGAGCTGGCGGTCGTGGCGATCGCCGATCGGCCCGTCGGGATCGACGCCGAGGTGATCCGCCCCCGGAAGAGCGCTAGCGACCTCGCCGCGCGCTGGTTCCACCCTGACGAGCAGCGGCGGATCGACTCCGCCGGCGACCCGCTCGCCGAGTTCTATCGCACCTGGGTCATGAAGGAGGCGGCGCTCAAGCTCGTCGGCGTGGGGGTGGGGGAGTCGCTCCCGAAGCTGCTCACCCCCGACGACCCGGCGGGGGGGGTCGCCACGGGACTCCCGCCGAACGAACTCGGGATCGCCGCGTGTTGCGTGGAACCGCTGGCGATCGGCCCGAATTACGCCGCGGCGCTCGCCTTCACCGAAGAGACTCGCTAG